The Agrococcus carbonis sequence CCGACGACGCTGCTGATCCGTCTCCGCCGCTACCGCTGTACCGGTTGCGGCCGCATCTGGCGGCAGGACACGTCCGCGGCGGCGGAGCCGCGGGCGAAGATCTGCCGCACGGGGCTGCGATGGGCGCTGGACGCGCTGGTGCTCGACCACTTGACCGTCTCCCGCGTCGCGGCCGGTCTCGGCGTCGCCTGGCACACCGCCAACACCGCCGTGCTCGCCGAGGGACGGCGGCGGCTGCTCGACGATCCGGGCCGCTTCGACCAGGTCGCGGTGCTGGGCGTGGACGAGCACGTCTGGCGCCACACCCGCCGCGGCGACCGCTACGTGACGGTCGTCATCGACCTCACCCCGATCCGCGACGGCACGGGGCCGGCGAGGCTGCTGGACATGGTCGAGGGCCGCTCGAAGCAGGCGTTCCAGCACTGGCTCGCCGCCCGACCCCAGGCGAGACGCCGTCGAGGTCGTCGCGATGGACGGCTTCTCCGGCTTCAAGACCGCCACCACCGAGGAGCTGCCGGGAGCGGTCGCGGTGATGGATCCGTTCCACGTCGTCCGCCTCGCCGGCAACGCGCTCGACACGTGCCGGCGGCGGGTTCAGCAGGAGATCCACGGGCACCGGGGCCGCAAGGGCGACCCGCTCTACGCCGCCCGCCGCACGCTCCACACCGGCGCGACGTTCCGCACGCCACGGCAGCAGGCACGCCTCGACGCGCTGTTCGCGGACGAGCGGCACCTCGCCGTCGAGGTGACCTGGGGCATCTACCAGCGCATGATCGCCGCCTACCGCAACGCTGACCGGAAGGCAGGGCGGGCGCTCATGGTCGAGCTGATCGGCACCGTCAGCAGCGGCGTCCCGGCGGCGCTGCGCGAGCTGATCACGCTCGGCCGGACGCTCAAGCAGCGCAGCCTCGACGTCCTCGCCTACTTCGACCGACCCGGCACCTCCAACGGCCCCACCGAGGCGATCAACGCGCGCCTCGAGCACCTCCGCGGCTCCGCGCTCGGCTTCCGCAACCTCGCCAACTACATCGCGAGGTCCTGCTCGAAGCCTGCGGCTTCAGACCGGCGCTACACCCTCAAATGCGATGAGCCGCATTACAACGGGCGAACTTGCAAGCCCGGAATAGCTCGCTCTATTCGGGCGAAGTACGCCCCCGCGCGCTGCGGTTCTACGTCGTGCGCGTATCGCACTAGGCCGATCACGTGATTCGCGCATCCGATTGCGTCTCCGAAGCCCGCGTGTGCTGCATGGGCGGCGAGGCCGAACTTCTCGATCGCACGGATGTGAAACTCAATCTTTTCCCGGACGCGCCGCGATACTCGCGTGTACTCGCCGTCAACCCGAACGCCGAGGAGCTCTATCGGCAGGCCCGGTCGCACTATACGGGTCTTGGTGTGGTTAGGCTCCAGGCCGTGCTTCCGAAGCGCCCTGCTTGCGTCATGCATCAGCGCCTCAGCCTCTTTCCGGGAGAACGGTGTCGACGCCGACAGCGCGATGTCGTCCGCATAACGCGTGTACACGAGGCCGCGACTTATCCCCAGCTCAGCAAGGTCCCGATCCAACTCCCGGGACAGGAGATTGGAAATAGCGCCGCTCGACGGCGCGCCTTGCGGCAGGTAGCCGAGCCGACTCCCTCCGTCATGAGGCAGCGCCGTCAGTTCGAAGGCGTCTATCTCCGCAGCGGTGTGCGCGAACCGGGCTGCACTTGCCCCTTCTTGGCTGCGGGACTCCCTGTACTTTTCCGGGAGCCACGGAAGGTACTCGCGAACGTGGCGGGTGGAGATTCGAGCTACCTGTAGGCGAACCAGATCGCTGTACCCCGTCCCGGCGAGAACATCGTAAACTTGCCTCTCATCGAACGCATGGAAGAAGTTGCGCACGTCCAACTTGAGCATCCAGTTCGCGCCCAGGTGTAGCCTTGCGGCCATCGGGGCCGACCGCCCCTTGACATACGCAAATGCGCTCGAGTGCACATGCATATTGGTGAAAACATGGTCGAGAAGCCAGCGCTGTACCACACGCAACTGTTCCTCTGGCGCGGCGATCATTCGTCTGGAACTACCGACGCGCTTGCGGACTCCATATATGACGTACGGATCGATTGAGCGATCGCACACGCGCTCTAGAAAAACGAAACCGACGCCAGCCTGATTGGCGAGGTGCTTCAGGGTGAGAATGGGCTGAACACCGTTCGCTGACTGCGTCGTCGATAGGCGTATGGCGCGCTCGATCACAGCGGGATCGAGGCCGATTGGCGCCTTGCTTCGGTACAGGTGAGGCGACTCCACTGGCTACCTTCGATAAGGCCCCGGAGGGGCCGCGCGGCTCTCGCGCCGAGGCTCCGAGGAACCAAGCGAGAGTCGCGCTGCTTCCGGAAGCGGTCGATTTCTCATGCCGACAGGTCTCCTGCCGGCACGTCCTGCGGACGCCTCAGGCTGCACACTCTGCCAGCCCGAGCCGGCGTTGCCGGAACCCGGCAACTGCACTAGTTCGTAGAGCCGCCTCACCTTAGTTGTTGAGGATAGTAGAAGTCGTCGGCCGGTGTCACCGGGACCGCCAACTTCCTCGAAGCGGCGCGGCGCGCGCGCAAGAGGTAGTGCCTGCCTTGAATGGTGAGCCGCACCGGTAGAGAGTCGGAGCTGAGCCAGCGTTGTCCCTGTGAAAGCGGTGTTGCGAGACGGCGGAGCAATGCATCCAATCCCGAGATGAGTTTGAGCCGCTCTGCCCTCCGGAGCATTTCAACGACTTCCGGTCGGCTCCTGCTCATGGTGCGCATCAACGAGATGAAGGACTGGTTGCTCATGTACAGAGCGGCGAGCAAAGCCGTGATTTCGCCGTCCTCGTCAATAGGGCGCTTCAGCGTCATCGCGCCCCGCAATGCGCCCACGACTACGGGCAGGCGGCGTCGCCGGACGGTCGGGCCGCTGGTGACTTCGCGTTGTATGCGCTGTGAGATCGGAATCGCCACCCGGCGCTCCGGAATCCGCTGGCTCATGCCGAAGTTCCGGCCCTTTGGCACAATGGCATTCCAGGGCCCGCCGCCAGGGCGGCCGCTGAGGCGCACAACAGCGGGCACTCCGTTACCGAAAGTGTGGCCAAAGACGAGAAGAGACTCGGCTCTTGCCCAACCCAGCGCATCAGCGCGACCGCCACCGTACTTCAAGCAGAACCGCCGCACCTCCTCGCGCTCAGCGTCGGACCAGTCGGCGTCCCTGAAGGTGGGGCTGAGCTGCACGAAATGCACGGGAAGCACCGCCTCAAGGTCAGTCAGCCGAGATTCAACAATTGAGTGTGTGACCAGTTCCACGCTGATTAGTTGATATGAGTTCCAACTTCGAATAGCTGGGCTGGTGCGGACGTACCGAATGAAGCGAGAAACCTCCTCGCCCGACACAACGTTGTCGGTCACCAGGAAGAGTCGGCGGACCTTTCTGTCGATCGCTTCTGTTTGCATTGGGGAGTTCAGAAGTCGATGCGCGCTGGCTACTTGGCCAAGCAAGTTCTGCACAATCAGCGAACTGCCCGTCATCTCTGGGCGCGGGCACGGCGTGGCGGGAGCGCGCGAGTGTTTCCCCTCGCACCACAGGTAATGGGGCTCGAAATTTCTCGGAAGCGACCAGACCGGGATTGCTGCATCCCAGCCGTTGGGGTTCTGATCGCTGAGCGCAGCGAGTAGCGCTTTCATTTCAGTCCGGAACTGCGCCTCGGAGACTACCTGGATGGCATTCAGTAGTAGTCGTGCTGAAGAAGCATCGGGCTCTTCAAAGTTGCGTAGCCACTCGCGTCCAGCCGTCGACCTGCTCAGCGAAGGCTTCATGTTCACAGGTGCCACGTTAACTGCCGCGCGCACTCATGCGTCCGGAAGCCCTGGTTCCCCCAGCTGCCGCGCCAGCGTCGCGGGTCACTGCGACGCCCGGCGACGTTGCTTCCTGACACTGGCCTGATCCGCGGGTAGGCGCAGGCCTTCGGAAGTGGAGTGGTTCAGTTCACCGCTCCACTCACCAGGAGGCCGTCCCGGCCGAAGGCCGGCTGCTACCAACCGCCGAACGAGTGGAAGCCGACCGGCACGCATAGCGGCGCGCGGCGCCGCCGTCGTCTGTGAAGATGGGCGTGCCGTTGCCGGACGGGGGTTGCGACGATGAGCTCGACGCCCTGCCCCGGGGAGGCGCCGTTCAGAGGTTCAAGAGAGCCGGGCCGAAACCCTCCTCCGCTGGGGAGGAGGGCGCGGTGGGGGCCTCCAGGGAGCAGCGGTTTGCCATGGCCGACGATCTTGCCGCGAGGGAGCCAGTTGCAGCGGACGCACGAAGTTGCATGGAATGGAAGTGCCATCCCCGGGGCGAATGCCAAACATTCGTTCGTCGCGCGCCGCCTGCACACGGCTCGTAGACGACCTGCGCGATGCGCGATCATCTCGTCCGCCGCAAGCGCGGTCCCCACGTGAGGCGCGCGGTCGTCCACCTCGCACGCCGTATTGACGTAGAGGAGTAGTCGCGCCTGCCGCCCGACTCGCGAGTCGCGTCCACGGTTGAGTCGCGGTGGAGGGGAGAAGGCATGCGCCCACCGCCATGCTTGAACCTGAGCCCCCGGATCACACTGTTACCGGTGCGTTTGGCACGACGCCCACCTCCGTGTACAGTCAGAGCCACTAGGGCAAGACGAAGATTCCTGGCGGAGTCTTCGTAGTGCCCTTTTCCCATGTAGACGTTGCATCCGTCGGGGCTGACAGAGAGGTCAACTTCCTGATGGCAACGAACATCCTTCGCGGCGTCCACGACGTCGTCGGCTACATCGACTCGCGCCCGGGCATCCGCGGCCGAGCCGGCATCATCTGGTGGCTCGCGCTCGGCGGCCTGTTCCTCGACGCGTTCTCCAACTCGGCGCTGAGCGCCGGGCTCGGGCCGATGACGCGCGACATGGAGCTGACGCCCACGCAGGTCGCGATCCTCACCTCGATGGCGTCGTGGGTCGCGCTCGCGTTCAACCCGATCGGCGGCTGGCTCGCCGACCGCTTCGGCCGCATCCCCCCGCTGCTCGTCGCCAAGGTGCTGGCCCTCGCCGGCGCCGGCATCGCCGCGTGGGCGCCGACCTTCGAGCTCGTCGTCGCGGGCCGCTTCTTCGTGGGCGCCGCCTACGGCATCGACTTCGCCATCGCGATGGCGCTGCTCGCCGAGTTCACGCCCGCCCGCTTCAAGAGCCGCCTCAACACGTGGCAGGGCATCTGGTACACGGCCGTGTGCTCCAACCTGCTGCTCGCGATCATGTTCTACAACTGGAACGTCGGCGACGCGATCTGGCGCTACGCCGTCGGCGCCGCGGGTGTCGTGGCCCTCGTGCTGTTCATCCTGCAGGCGACCTTCATGGTCGAGAGCCCCACGTGGCTCGCGCGCAAGGAGCGCCTCGAGCGCGCCGCGCAGTCGATGACGAAGATCTACAAGGAGCAGTTCACCGCCGCGCCGGTCGAGGACCGCGTGCCGGTCGTGAACCTCGCGAGCAAGGGCGTCCGCAACGTCGCGCTCATCTTCCGCGGCACCTACCTGCCGCGCACGGTGCTCGCCGCGACGGTGCAGATGGCGCAGTCGATCCAGTACTTCGCCGTCGGCTGGTACCTGCCGATCATCTCGATCGCGATCTTCGGCGAGGGTGACTTCGTGCTCGCCACGCTCGGCACGCTCGTGTTCAACGTCTTCGGCATCATCGGCGGCTTCTCGTCGTCGTTCATCGCCGGGAAGCTGGGCCTCCGCCGCGCATCCGCGATCGGCTTCGGCGCGGTCTTCGCGATGCTCGTCGTGCTCGGCCTCTTCTTCGACTCGATGCCGCTGTGGCTCGCGTTCATCGTGCCGAGCCTGTTCATCCTGTTCCACTCCGGTGGCCCGGGCGCGAACGGCAAGAGCCTCTCGACGCTGTCGTTCCGCAGCGAGCTGCGCGCCGGCGCCAACGGCATCATCGGCGCGATCGGCTCGCTCGGCGCGGCGCTCGGCCTCATGGTCTTCCCGCTCCTCAAGGAGCAGCTGGGCCTCGGCACGACGTTCCTCATCCTGGCCCTCGTGCCGCTGACCGCCTGCATCATCTGCAGCGTCATCAAGTGGGAGCCGAGCCGCGCGCTCGTCAGCCCCGATGAGGAGACCGACGCACCGCAGTTCGCCGACGACGCCGAGCCCGTCGCGGTTCGCTGAGGGCGGGGGAGAGCATGAGCATCCGCCGAGGCATCCTCGCCATCGACGAGGGCACCACCGGCACCCGCGCCGCGTGGGTCGCGGCCGACGGCATCGTCGGGGGGCTGCACTACGAGCGCCTCGCCGTCGCCGCGCCGCGACCCGGCGTGGTCGAGCAGGACGCCGCCGAGATCCTCCGCAAGACGATCGACGCCGTCCAGCACGCCGTGGCGGATGCTCGGCGCGAGGGGGTGGCGATCGTCGGCATGGCGATCGCCGCCCAGCGCGCCACCGCGGTCGTGTGGGACACCGCGACCGGCCAGCCGCTCGCCCCGGCGATCGTCTGGCAGGACACGCGGTACGCGGCCGACCTCGCCGAGCTCGCACCCGAGTGGGATGCGCGGCTCATCCCGCAGGTCGGCCGCCCCACCGGCGTGCGCTCGCCCTACCTGAGCGCCGTGCGGCTCATCGAGACGGATGCGCGGGTGCGGGAGGCCCACCGGGCCGGCACGCTCGCGTTCGGCACGATCGACACGTGGCTCCTCTGGAACCTCGTGCAGGGCCGCCCGCTCGTCACGACGGCCACGAGCGCCACGAGCTGCGGCGCGTACGTGCTCGGCGAGCACCGCTACGAGACCGACTACCTCGACGCGCTCGGCTTCCCGCGCGAGCTGCTGCCCGAGCTGCGCGACGACCAGGACGACTTCGGCACGACCGACCCCGCGATCCTCGGCATCGAGGTGCCGGTCTCCGCGGCGCTCGGCGACCAGCACGCGGGCCTCGTCGGCCTCGGCGCGCTCGAGCCGGGCGACGCGATGTGCGTGCACGGCACCGGCTCGTTCGTCGACCTCACCCTCGGCGCGGCGATGCCAGAGCGCCCGGGGCTCTACGAGGGCGCGCTCGCGCTCGTCGCCTGGCGCGCGCAGCAGCAGTCGCGCTTCACCGTCGAGACCTTCTCGGCCACGACCGGCAGCGCGATCGACTGGCTGTGCGACACGCTCGGCTGGTTCGAGAGCGGCCGGGCCATCTCCGCGGCCGCGGCCGACGCATCCGCCCGCCGCCAGGTGCAGTTCGTGCCGGCGATGACGGGGGTGCGGATGCCCGTGGTCGAGCCCCGCGTGCGAGCGACCCTCACGGGCTTCGACTTCTCGACGACCAAGGCCGATGTCGCGGCCGCGGTGCTCGAGGGCATCGCGCACTCGATGGCGTGGTCGCTCGAGGGCAGCAGCGAGTCGGCGGGCGTCGACGCCTCGAGCGTGCTCGTCGGCGGCGGGCTGTCGCAGAGCGACCCGCTGCTGCAGATGCAGGCCGACCTGACCCAGGTGCCCCAGCGCCGGCTGCGCGCCACCGACGTGGCGAGCCTGCGCGGCGCCGCCTTCCTCGGCGGCGCGGGCACCGTGTGGCCCGACCTCGCGGCGGCGACCGCGACGCTCGTGCCCGATGCCGAGTTCGAGCCCGCGATCGACCGGGCCGAGCGAGACGACCGCGTGGGCGCCTGGCGCGACCGCGTGAACGAAGAAGTGCGCCGAGTGCGCGACCAGAACGAGGAGGACTGACATGGTGGGCCTGCCCGCTCGCAAGACCGATCGTGCCCGGGAGAGCATGACGATCACCGAGCCGCTGCGGCTGCAGCGTTCCGAGCAGAAGGAGCGCCTGCGCAGCGAGCGCTTCGACATCGTGATCGTCGGCGGCGGCATCACCGGCGTCTACGCGGCGATGGATGCGGCGCTGCGCGGCTACAAGGTCGCGCTGCTCGAGAAGGACGACTTCGCCTCGGGCACGTCGTCGAAGTCGTCGAAGATGATCCACGGCGGCCTGCGCTACATCGAGCAGGGCAACCTGCCGCTCGTGCGCCACTCGCTGCTCGAGCGCCAGCGCCTGCGCCGCAACGCGCGTCACCTCGTGCAGCGCCTGCCGTTCCTCTTCCCCGTCATGTCGGTCGGCGGCGTCTTCGACCGCCGGCTCGCGGCCGGCTTCGAGTCGCTGCTGTGGACGTACGACCTCGCCGGCGGCTGGCGCGAGGGGATCCTGCATCAGAAGCTCTCGAAGAACGAGGTGCTCGCGCACTGCCCGACGTTCAAGTCCGAGCGCCTCGACGGCGGCTTCCTCTACTTCGACGCGCGCGCCGACGACGCCCGCCTCACCCTCGCGATCGCCCGCACCGCCGCCCACCACGGCGCGGCCGTGCTCAACGGGGCGAAGGTGACGGATGTGCGGCGCGAGTCGGGCAAGGTCGCGGGCGTCACCGTCGAGGTCGACGGCGAGGAGATCGCCGTGCGCTCGCGCTCGGTCATCATCGCCGTCGGGTCGTGGCTGCGCGACTGGAACGGCGCCGCGAAGGACGCCGACGTGCCCAACATCCGCCCCGCGAAGGGCGTGCACGTCGCCGTGCCGTGGCTCAAGATCCAGAACGACTGCACCGTCACCATCCCGGTGCCGGGCCGCAACCGCCGCGCGACGATCACCCGCTGGGGCAACACCTCCTACCTCGGCACGACCGACGAGGACTACCGGGGCGACCTCGACGACGTGCACACCACCCGCGAGGAGCTCGACTTCCTGCTCGACGGCGCCCGCACGGCGCTCAACATGGAGATCGAGCCCGAGGAGGTGCTCGGCTCCATCGCCGGCACCCGCCCGCTCGTCGCCCCGCCCGGCGGCAAGACCGTCGAGGTGAAGCGCAACCACGAGATCCG is a genomic window containing:
- a CDS encoding reverse transcriptase family protein is translated as MIERAIRLSTTQSANGVQPILTLKHLANQAGVGFVFLERVCDRSIDPYVIYGVRKRVGSSRRMIAAPEEQLRVVQRWLLDHVFTNMHVHSSAFAYVKGRSAPMAARLHLGANWMLKLDVRNFFHAFDERQVYDVLAGTGYSDLVRLQVARISTRHVREYLPWLPEKYRESRSQEGASAARFAHTAAEIDAFELTALPHDGGSRLGYLPQGAPSSGAISNLLSRELDRDLAELGISRGLVYTRYADDIALSASTPFSRKEAEALMHDASRALRKHGLEPNHTKTRIVRPGLPIELLGVRVDGEYTRVSRRVREKIEFHIRAIEKFGLAAHAAHAGFGDAIGCANHVIGLVRYAHDVEPQRAGAYFARIERAIPGLQVRPL
- a CDS encoding phosphoribosyltransferase-like protein; protein product: MKPSLSRSTAGREWLRNFEEPDASSARLLLNAIQVVSEAQFRTEMKALLAALSDQNPNGWDAAIPVWSLPRNFEPHYLWCEGKHSRAPATPCPRPEMTGSSLIVQNLLGQVASAHRLLNSPMQTEAIDRKVRRLFLVTDNVVSGEEVSRFIRYVRTSPAIRSWNSYQLISVELVTHSIVESRLTDLEAVLPVHFVQLSPTFRDADWSDAEREEVRRFCLKYGGGRADALGWARAESLLVFGHTFGNGVPAVVRLSGRPGGGPWNAIVPKGRNFGMSQRIPERRVAIPISQRIQREVTSGPTVRRRRLPVVVGALRGAMTLKRPIDEDGEITALLAALYMSNQSFISLMRTMSRSRPEVVEMLRRAERLKLISGLDALLRRLATPLSQGQRWLSSDSLPVRLTIQGRHYLLRARRAASRKLAVPVTPADDFYYPQQLR
- a CDS encoding MFS transporter; the encoded protein is MATNILRGVHDVVGYIDSRPGIRGRAGIIWWLALGGLFLDAFSNSALSAGLGPMTRDMELTPTQVAILTSMASWVALAFNPIGGWLADRFGRIPPLLVAKVLALAGAGIAAWAPTFELVVAGRFFVGAAYGIDFAIAMALLAEFTPARFKSRLNTWQGIWYTAVCSNLLLAIMFYNWNVGDAIWRYAVGAAGVVALVLFILQATFMVESPTWLARKERLERAAQSMTKIYKEQFTAAPVEDRVPVVNLASKGVRNVALIFRGTYLPRTVLAATVQMAQSIQYFAVGWYLPIISIAIFGEGDFVLATLGTLVFNVFGIIGGFSSSFIAGKLGLRRASAIGFGAVFAMLVVLGLFFDSMPLWLAFIVPSLFILFHSGGPGANGKSLSTLSFRSELRAGANGIIGAIGSLGAALGLMVFPLLKEQLGLGTTFLILALVPLTACIICSVIKWEPSRALVSPDEETDAPQFADDAEPVAVR
- a CDS encoding FGGY family carbohydrate kinase, with the translated sequence MSIRRGILAIDEGTTGTRAAWVAADGIVGGLHYERLAVAAPRPGVVEQDAAEILRKTIDAVQHAVADARREGVAIVGMAIAAQRATAVVWDTATGQPLAPAIVWQDTRYAADLAELAPEWDARLIPQVGRPTGVRSPYLSAVRLIETDARVREAHRAGTLAFGTIDTWLLWNLVQGRPLVTTATSATSCGAYVLGEHRYETDYLDALGFPRELLPELRDDQDDFGTTDPAILGIEVPVSAALGDQHAGLVGLGALEPGDAMCVHGTGSFVDLTLGAAMPERPGLYEGALALVAWRAQQQSRFTVETFSATTGSAIDWLCDTLGWFESGRAISAAAADASARRQVQFVPAMTGVRMPVVEPRVRATLTGFDFSTTKADVAAAVLEGIAHSMAWSLEGSSESAGVDASSVLVGGGLSQSDPLLQMQADLTQVPQRRLRATDVASLRGAAFLGGAGTVWPDLAAATATLVPDAEFEPAIDRAERDDRVGAWRDRVNEEVRRVRDQNEED
- a CDS encoding glycerol-3-phosphate dehydrogenase/oxidase; its protein translation is MVGLPARKTDRARESMTITEPLRLQRSEQKERLRSERFDIVIVGGGITGVYAAMDAALRGYKVALLEKDDFASGTSSKSSKMIHGGLRYIEQGNLPLVRHSLLERQRLRRNARHLVQRLPFLFPVMSVGGVFDRRLAAGFESLLWTYDLAGGWREGILHQKLSKNEVLAHCPTFKSERLDGGFLYFDARADDARLTLAIARTAAHHGAAVLNGAKVTDVRRESGKVAGVTVEVDGEEIAVRSRSVIIAVGSWLRDWNGAAKDADVPNIRPAKGVHVAVPWLKIQNDCTVTIPVPGRNRRATITRWGNTSYLGTTDEDYRGDLDDVHTTREELDFLLDGARTALNMEIEPEEVLGSIAGTRPLVAPPGGKTVEVKRNHEIRTDHDGLVTVVGGKLTTSRHMAEQTIDAVQKVLGERRRVKTKDAYLLGAAGYDPEAVVASGGLAAHLGERYGTESAFLSQILAADPSLETPIVEGLPYLEAEVVYSARHELARSVDDVLSRRTRSRIQARDASAAAAPRVAELLQAELGFSDAERDRQVAEYRAATAKEKAILLGHTASSQTTEIHTLSAKGAAA